One Luteibacter aegosomaticola genomic window carries:
- the ribH gene encoding 6,7-dimethyl-8-ribityllumazine synthase: MKIIEGDFATPKGRFAIVAGRFNAFVVEPLVEGARDALVRHGVKDDAIDLIRVPGAWEIAQAAYKVAASGKYAAVIGLGAVIRGSTPHFDYVAGEAAKGLGQAAYASGVPVSFGVLTTDSIEQAIERAGTKAGNKGADAAMVAIEMVNLYTKLGK; this comes from the coding sequence ATGAAGATCATCGAAGGCGATTTCGCCACCCCCAAGGGCCGTTTCGCCATCGTCGCCGGCCGGTTCAACGCATTCGTCGTCGAGCCGCTGGTGGAAGGCGCGCGTGATGCGCTGGTGCGCCACGGTGTGAAGGACGACGCGATCGACCTGATCCGCGTGCCGGGCGCGTGGGAAATCGCCCAGGCGGCCTACAAGGTCGCTGCCTCTGGCAAATATGCCGCCGTGATCGGCCTCGGTGCCGTCATCCGCGGTTCCACCCCGCATTTCGACTACGTCGCTGGCGAAGCCGCCAAGGGCCTCGGCCAGGCCGCGTACGCCTCGGGCGTGCCGGTGTCGTTCGGCGTGCTCACCACCGATAGCATCGAGCAGGCCATCGAGCGTGCCGGTACCAAGGCGGGCAACAAGGGCGCCGACGCGGCCATGGTCGCGATCGAAATGGTCAATCTCTACACGAAGCTGGGCAAATGA
- the ldcA gene encoding muramoyltetrapeptide carboxypeptidase — protein MPVSYDIQLIAPAGYPHNPDAMKLGVERLELAGHRVHGKEVLKRRDLRFAGTDAERAADLNALADPTTPLADIVLAIRGGYGAHPVLPLLDYDGLRARLGGAPVALVGHSDFTGLQCALLARSGLPTLGGPMLGPDFGAPELDQLTWKHFWHALASEEAQAGWDVPRPASDLSVEGTIWGGNLAMLAGLVGSPYFPEIDGGILYVEDIAEPPFRVERMLYHLLHAGVLGRQKALVIGDFTSCRVAEYDNGYDLDVAFERIGAAAGIPLVRGLPFGHGPAKFTLPFGVPGRLDVADGRATLAFSGHPRPKTP, from the coding sequence ATGCCTGTCTCCTACGATATCCAGCTGATCGCCCCCGCCGGTTACCCGCACAACCCCGATGCCATGAAGCTCGGGGTCGAACGCCTCGAACTGGCGGGCCATCGGGTCCATGGCAAGGAGGTGCTGAAGCGGCGCGACTTGCGCTTCGCCGGCACCGACGCCGAACGTGCGGCTGACCTCAACGCCCTTGCCGACCCGACGACACCCCTGGCTGACATCGTGCTCGCCATCCGTGGCGGCTACGGTGCGCATCCCGTGCTGCCCCTGTTGGATTACGACGGCTTGCGCGCCCGCCTTGGCGGGGCGCCGGTCGCCCTGGTCGGCCATAGCGATTTCACCGGCCTGCAGTGCGCCTTGCTGGCGCGCAGCGGCTTGCCCACCCTCGGCGGGCCCATGCTTGGGCCCGACTTCGGCGCCCCTGAGCTCGATCAGCTGACCTGGAAGCATTTCTGGCACGCGCTGGCGAGCGAGGAGGCCCAGGCTGGCTGGGACGTCCCGAGGCCCGCGTCCGATCTGAGCGTGGAAGGCACGATCTGGGGCGGTAATCTCGCGATGCTAGCCGGCCTGGTCGGATCGCCGTATTTCCCCGAGATCGACGGCGGCATCCTCTACGTCGAGGACATCGCCGAGCCGCCTTTCCGGGTGGAACGCATGCTGTACCACCTGCTGCACGCCGGTGTGCTGGGACGCCAGAAGGCTCTCGTCATCGGCGATTTCACCAGCTGCCGGGTGGCGGAATACGACAACGGCTACGACCTCGACGTGGCCTTCGAGCGGATTGGCGCCGCGGCGGGCATCCCTCTGGTCCGGGGCCTGCCGTTTGGCCATGGCCCGGCCAAGTTCACCCTCCCGTTTGGCGTGCCCGGCCGGCTCGATGTGGCCGATGGCCGGGCCACCCTCGCTTTCAGCGGCCACCCGCGCCCCAAAACCCCGTAA
- the ribBA gene encoding bifunctional 3,4-dihydroxy-2-butanone-4-phosphate synthase/GTP cyclohydrolase II yields the protein MAFNTIPEIVEDLRQGRMVIIVDDEDRENEGDIVMAAEKVRPEDVNFMVREARGLLCLTLTEQRTRQLGLKPMVSDNNSPYHTNFTVSIEAAEGVTTGISAHDRAHTVQVAVAKDAKPSDITMPGHVFPLTAQPGGVLTRAGHTEAGCDLAAMAGLEPAAAIIEVLHDDGSMARRPELEAFAAKHGLKIGTIADLIRYRLETEKTVERVFEEDVQTEFGPFRLVAYRDAIRRGLHFALARGAIADGEPVLTRVHVRNTLSDVLHLKRDDLGQTVTEALRRIADEDRGVLLVLSGEDTPEALLGRLRGDKQPMPAPKDDQEWRQLGLGAQMLADLGVRRLRVIGTPRKFVGISGFGLEVVAQDS from the coding sequence ATGGCATTCAACACCATCCCCGAGATCGTCGAGGACCTGCGCCAGGGCCGCATGGTCATCATCGTCGATGACGAAGACCGCGAGAACGAAGGCGATATCGTGATGGCCGCCGAGAAGGTGCGGCCGGAAGACGTGAACTTCATGGTGCGCGAAGCACGCGGCCTGTTGTGCCTCACGCTTACCGAGCAGCGCACGCGCCAGCTCGGCCTGAAGCCGATGGTCTCGGACAATAACTCGCCGTACCACACCAACTTCACCGTCTCGATCGAGGCGGCCGAAGGCGTGACGACGGGTATCTCCGCGCACGATCGCGCCCACACCGTGCAGGTGGCCGTGGCGAAGGATGCGAAGCCGTCGGATATCACCATGCCGGGCCATGTGTTCCCGCTGACGGCGCAGCCGGGCGGCGTGCTGACCCGCGCAGGGCATACGGAAGCGGGCTGCGACCTGGCCGCCATGGCCGGTCTTGAGCCAGCCGCCGCGATCATCGAGGTGCTGCACGACGATGGTTCGATGGCCCGTCGCCCCGAGCTGGAGGCTTTCGCCGCGAAGCACGGGCTGAAGATCGGCACCATCGCCGACCTGATCCGCTACCGGCTGGAAACCGAAAAGACGGTCGAGCGCGTCTTCGAAGAGGACGTGCAGACCGAATTCGGCCCGTTCCGCCTGGTGGCTTACCGCGACGCGATCCGTCGTGGCCTGCACTTCGCGCTGGCGCGGGGTGCCATCGCCGACGGCGAACCCGTGCTTACGCGCGTGCATGTGCGCAATACGCTTTCCGACGTGCTGCACCTGAAGCGCGACGACCTCGGCCAGACCGTCACCGAGGCGCTGCGCCGCATTGCCGACGAAGACCGCGGCGTGCTGCTGGTGCTTTCCGGTGAAGACACGCCCGAGGCGCTGCTGGGCCGCCTGCGTGGCGACAAGCAGCCGATGCCGGCACCCAAGGATGACCAGGAATGGCGCCAGCTTGGGCTGGGCGCGCAGATGCTCGCTGATCTTGGTGTCAGGCGCCTGCGGGTGATCGGCACGCCACGGAAGTTCGTGGGCATTTCGGGCTTTGGCCTTGAAGTGGTCGCGCAGGACAGCTAA
- a CDS encoding riboflavin synthase yields the protein MFTGIIQAVGRIKRLEPRGGDVRLVVDTTSLDMADVALGDSIAVSGVCLTVIEFDSTSFAADVSNETLAMTSLGKHKAGDAVNLEKALRLADRLGGHLVSGHVDGTGKVVSVVPDGRSLRWTFEVPRDLARYIAHKGSVCIDGTSLTVNEVDGTRFGVNLIPHTVEHTTFAARRPGDTVNIEVDVVARYVERLLSSGGAPRLDEGFLKEHGFA from the coding sequence ATGTTCACCGGCATCATCCAGGCTGTTGGCCGCATCAAGCGGCTGGAACCCCGCGGCGGCGACGTGCGCCTCGTGGTCGACACCACTTCCCTCGACATGGCCGATGTCGCCCTGGGCGACAGCATCGCCGTGTCCGGCGTCTGCCTCACGGTGATCGAGTTCGACAGCACGAGCTTCGCCGCCGACGTCTCCAACGAGACCCTGGCCATGACCTCGCTCGGCAAGCACAAAGCGGGCGATGCGGTGAACCTCGAAAAAGCCCTGCGCCTGGCCGATCGCCTCGGCGGCCACCTGGTGTCGGGCCACGTCGATGGCACCGGCAAGGTGGTATCCGTGGTGCCCGATGGGCGCTCGCTGCGCTGGACGTTTGAAGTGCCGCGCGATCTCGCGCGCTACATCGCCCATAAGGGCTCGGTCTGCATCGACGGCACCAGCCTCACCGTCAACGAGGTCGATGGCACCCGTTTTGGCGTGAACCTTATTCCCCATACGGTGGAACACACGACGTTCGCGGCGCGCCGCCCGGGCGACACGGTGAACATCGAAGTCGACGTGGTGGCCCGCTACGTGGAGCGCCTGCTCTCCAGTGGTGGCGCGCCGCGTCTGGACGAAGGTTTCCTCAAAGAACACGGTTTCGCCTAA
- a CDS encoding Gfo/Idh/MocA family protein, translating into MKTVRWGIIGCGAVTELKSGPAFSKVPGSSLVAVMRRDVAKARDYAERHGVPRWYDDAAQLIADTEVDAVYIATPPSSHRAYALQAIAAGKPVYIEKPMALNHCECLDIVEAGRAANVPVFVAYYRRALPRFTTIAGLLRDGVIGTPRFVNVVLHHPFEAQYQDPANLPWRVRPELSGGGIFVDIGSHTLDILDFLLGPITEVHGMARNQLGAYPAEDAVAMAFAFGNGMLGTGLWNFGADRREDRVEIVGDRGRLVFATFGDGPIQVETDGKVDNLLIENPAHIQQPLITTMVQALRGEGACPSTGETAARTNWVMDQVLNPT; encoded by the coding sequence ATGAAGACCGTGCGCTGGGGCATCATCGGCTGCGGCGCGGTTACCGAATTGAAAAGCGGCCCCGCCTTTTCGAAGGTGCCGGGCTCATCGCTCGTCGCCGTGATGCGCCGCGACGTCGCGAAAGCGCGTGACTACGCGGAGCGGCACGGCGTGCCGCGCTGGTACGACGATGCCGCGCAGCTCATCGCGGATACGGAGGTCGACGCGGTCTACATCGCCACGCCGCCATCGAGCCATCGCGCGTATGCACTCCAGGCCATCGCTGCCGGAAAGCCCGTCTACATCGAAAAGCCGATGGCGCTGAATCATTGCGAGTGCCTGGATATCGTCGAAGCGGGCAGGGCGGCGAACGTACCGGTGTTCGTGGCGTACTACCGCCGCGCGCTGCCACGCTTCACCACCATCGCTGGCCTGCTGCGCGATGGCGTGATCGGCACGCCGCGCTTCGTGAACGTGGTGCTGCACCATCCGTTCGAAGCGCAGTACCAGGACCCCGCGAATCTGCCGTGGCGCGTGCGCCCCGAGCTTTCCGGTGGTGGCATTTTCGTCGATATCGGTAGCCACACCCTCGACATCCTGGATTTCCTGCTCGGCCCGATCACCGAGGTCCATGGCATGGCCCGCAACCAGCTGGGCGCTTACCCCGCTGAGGATGCGGTAGCCATGGCGTTCGCCTTCGGCAACGGCATGCTCGGCACGGGCCTGTGGAACTTCGGTGCCGACCGCCGCGAGGATCGCGTGGAAATCGTAGGCGACCGTGGCCGCCTGGTCTTCGCCACCTTCGGCGATGGCCCGATCCAGGTGGAAACCGATGGCAAGGTCGACAACCTTTTGATCGAAAACCCGGCACACATCCAGCAACCGTTGATCACCACGATGGTGCAGGCGTTGCGGGGGGAGGGCGCATGCCCCTCCACCGGCGAAACCGCCGCCCGCACCAACTGGGTGATGGACCAGGTGCTCAACCCAACGTGA
- the ribD gene encoding bifunctional diaminohydroxyphosphoribosylaminopyrimidine deaminase/5-amino-6-(5-phosphoribosylamino)uracil reductase RibD — MAHALRLAERGLFTTQPNPRVGCVIARGETVLGTGWHPKAGEPHAEVFALREAGEAARGATAYVTLEPCAHHGRTPPCADALIAAGVGRVVIAHEDPFTQVDGKGIEKIRAAGIGVQIGLMRDAAHELNIGFFSRIQRGRPWVRVKLAMSLDGRTALANGASQWITGEAARADGQRWRARASAILSASGTVLADNPRLTVRLPEGEAFVPPLRAVLDTHLRTPAGFNVLDGSAPTVLLHAADAVVPPHLRDVQRAVIRAEEGKGLDLRAALHWLAQHDVNEVHVEAGPVLCGALLAEGLADELLIYIAPVLLGHTARPMLHLPPLDDMASRWKLETIDRRQVGDDTRLLMRPTV; from the coding sequence ATGGCCCATGCGCTACGCCTCGCCGAGCGCGGCCTGTTCACCACCCAGCCCAACCCGCGCGTCGGCTGCGTTATCGCGCGCGGCGAGACGGTGCTGGGCACGGGCTGGCATCCGAAGGCGGGCGAACCGCATGCGGAAGTATTCGCATTGCGCGAGGCCGGTGAAGCCGCGCGGGGTGCTACCGCTTACGTCACGCTCGAACCGTGCGCCCACCATGGCCGCACGCCGCCTTGCGCCGATGCACTGATCGCCGCCGGTGTCGGCCGTGTCGTCATCGCCCACGAGGATCCGTTCACCCAGGTGGATGGCAAGGGCATCGAAAAGATCCGCGCCGCCGGCATTGGCGTGCAGATCGGCCTGATGCGCGATGCGGCGCACGAACTGAACATCGGCTTCTTCAGCCGGATCCAGCGCGGCCGCCCGTGGGTGCGCGTCAAGCTGGCGATGAGCCTGGATGGGCGTACCGCGCTCGCCAACGGCGCTTCGCAGTGGATCACGGGCGAGGCAGCGCGTGCCGATGGCCAGCGCTGGCGTGCACGCGCCTCCGCGATCCTTTCGGCGAGCGGTACCGTGCTCGCGGATAACCCGCGCCTTACCGTGCGCCTGCCTGAGGGCGAAGCGTTCGTGCCGCCGTTGCGTGCGGTACTCGATACGCACCTGCGCACGCCGGCGGGTTTCAACGTGCTGGATGGCAGCGCGCCAACGGTGCTGTTGCATGCGGCCGATGCCGTGGTGCCGCCGCACCTGCGGGACGTGCAGCGCGCCGTGATCCGTGCGGAAGAGGGCAAAGGTCTCGACTTGCGCGCCGCGCTGCACTGGCTGGCGCAGCACGATGTCAACGAAGTGCACGTCGAGGCGGGTCCCGTACTTTGCGGTGCTTTGCTGGCCGAAGGCCTCGCGGACGAGCTGCTGATTTACATCGCCCCCGTGCTGCTGGGCCACACCGCGCGGCCCATGCTGCACCTGCCGCCGTTGGATGACATGGCCTCGCGCTGGAAGCTCGAAACGATCGATCGCCGCCAGGTCGGCGACGATACCCGCCTGCTGATGCGGCCCACCGTATGA
- the nrdR gene encoding transcriptional regulator NrdR, with protein sequence MHCPFCQHEDTRVIDSRLTEDGGTVRRRRECPQCGERFNTFETAELKLPAIVKSGDRREPFDEHKLRVSFERALQKRPVASDSVDAATRAVMNDLRRSGEREVPSRQVGELVMRELKALDQVAYVRFASVYRRFEDVHAFREEIEKLERDLPSLEGLQLPLLEAARRGRKS encoded by the coding sequence ATGCATTGTCCGTTCTGCCAGCATGAAGACACCCGCGTCATCGATTCCCGGCTTACCGAAGACGGTGGCACGGTGCGCAGGCGGCGCGAGTGTCCGCAGTGTGGCGAGCGTTTCAATACGTTCGAAACCGCGGAACTGAAGCTCCCGGCGATCGTGAAATCAGGCGATCGCCGCGAGCCCTTCGACGAACACAAACTACGTGTCAGCTTCGAGCGTGCGTTGCAAAAGCGCCCCGTTGCCAGCGATTCGGTCGACGCGGCCACGCGCGCGGTCATGAACGACCTGCGCCGCAGTGGCGAGCGCGAGGTGCCCTCCCGTCAGGTCGGCGAGCTGGTCATGCGCGAGCTCAAGGCGCTCGACCAGGTGGCCTACGTGCGTTTTGCCTCGGTGTACCGGCGTTTCGAGGATGTCCACGCGTTCCGCGAGGAGATCGAGAAACTCGAACGCGATCTGCCCTCGCTGGAAGGCCTGCAACTGCCCCTGCTCGAGGCGGCGCGTCGCGGACGCAAATCCTGA
- the glyA gene encoding serine hydroxymethyltransferase, with the protein MFPKDATIAGYDDELAQAIANESRRQEDHVELIASENYASPRVMEAQGSTLTNKYAEGYPGKRYYGGCEYVDVAEKLAIERLKKLFGADYANVQPHSGSQANQAVYFALLQPGDTILGMSLAHGGHLTHGAKVNLSGKIFNAVQYGIDPDTGLVNYDEIEKLAVEHKPKMIVAGFSAYSQVLDWAKFREIADKVGAYLFVDMAHVAGLVAAGVYPNPVPHAHVVTSTTHKTLRGPRGGIIVAKGLGEELEKKLQSVVFPGIQGGPLMHVIAAKAVAFKEALEPSFTDYQKQVVANAKAMAKTLIARGYKVVSGGTENHLMLVDLIGRETTGKDAEAALGKAHITVNKNAVPNDPRSPFVTSGLRVGTPAITTRGYKEADTIELAHWICDVLDAPNDDAVIKAVREKVTAQCKKYPVYG; encoded by the coding sequence ATGTTCCCGAAGGATGCAACGATCGCCGGCTATGACGACGAACTCGCCCAGGCCATCGCCAACGAGTCGCGCCGCCAGGAAGATCACGTCGAGCTGATCGCCTCGGAGAACTACGCCAGCCCGCGCGTCATGGAAGCCCAGGGCTCCACCCTGACCAACAAGTACGCCGAGGGTTACCCGGGCAAGCGCTACTACGGTGGTTGCGAATACGTGGATGTGGCCGAAAAGCTGGCCATCGAGCGGCTGAAGAAGCTGTTCGGTGCCGATTACGCCAACGTGCAGCCGCATTCGGGCTCGCAGGCCAACCAGGCGGTCTACTTCGCCCTGCTGCAGCCGGGCGACACCATCCTGGGCATGAGCCTGGCCCACGGCGGCCACCTCACCCACGGCGCCAAGGTCAACCTCTCGGGCAAGATCTTCAATGCCGTGCAGTACGGCATCGATCCGGATACGGGCCTGGTCAACTACGACGAGATCGAAAAGCTCGCCGTCGAACACAAGCCGAAGATGATTGTCGCCGGCTTCTCGGCCTATTCGCAGGTGCTCGACTGGGCGAAGTTCCGCGAGATCGCCGACAAGGTCGGTGCGTACCTGTTCGTGGACATGGCCCACGTCGCCGGCCTCGTCGCCGCGGGCGTTTATCCGAACCCGGTGCCGCACGCACACGTCGTTACCTCCACCACGCACAAGACCCTGCGCGGTCCGCGCGGCGGCATCATCGTGGCCAAGGGCCTCGGTGAGGAGCTGGAAAAGAAGCTCCAGTCGGTCGTGTTCCCGGGCATCCAGGGCGGCCCGCTCATGCACGTCATCGCCGCCAAGGCCGTGGCGTTCAAGGAAGCGCTGGAGCCGTCGTTCACCGATTACCAGAAGCAGGTCGTCGCCAATGCGAAGGCCATGGCCAAGACGCTGATCGCGCGCGGTTACAAGGTGGTTTCTGGCGGTACCGAGAACCACCTCATGCTGGTCGACCTGATCGGCCGTGAGACCACCGGCAAGGACGCGGAGGCGGCGCTCGGCAAGGCGCACATCACGGTGAACAAGAACGCCGTTCCCAACGACCCGCGCTCGCCGTTCGTCACCTCGGGCCTGCGCGTCGGTACGCCGGCGATCACCACCCGCGGCTACAAGGAAGCGGACACGATCGAACTGGCCCACTGGATCTGCGACGTGCTCGACGCGCCGAACGATGACGCCGTCATCAAGGCCGTGCGCGAGAAGGTGACGGCGCAGTGCAAGAAGTATCCGGTCTACGGCTGA
- a CDS encoding reprolysin-like metallopeptidase: MKTRLLALGMTLAAALPVQAAPPPVLDVHFVIHEDVEMSDQDFHNEHVSNWLGHMRADVTPGQDIRIHIHRKLEGLESMPYGHDRALADWRRLATPVLEGLGGTDHRAIRMVLVVQGSPVSDGLGIAYAGTPYAMASVRTSSTVAHELGHTFGAVHEDAENRWPCQTNMSAFTPGYWPCHVYSEKNQQRIRAFLDYREP, translated from the coding sequence ATGAAAACCAGACTCCTGGCCCTGGGCATGACCCTGGCCGCCGCCCTGCCCGTTCAGGCAGCCCCACCCCCGGTGCTCGACGTTCATTTCGTGATCCACGAGGACGTCGAAATGAGCGACCAGGACTTCCATAACGAGCACGTCAGCAACTGGCTCGGCCACATGAGGGCCGATGTCACCCCAGGGCAGGACATCCGGATCCATATCCATCGCAAGCTTGAGGGGCTTGAATCCATGCCCTATGGCCACGACAGGGCCCTGGCAGACTGGCGCCGCCTTGCAACGCCTGTCCTGGAAGGGCTGGGTGGTACGGATCACCGCGCCATCCGCATGGTTCTCGTGGTGCAGGGCTCGCCGGTCAGCGACGGCCTTGGCATAGCCTACGCCGGCACGCCTTACGCCATGGCAAGCGTGCGCACCTCCAGCACCGTCGCGCACGAGCTGGGGCACACGTTCGGCGCAGTCCACGAGGACGCTGAGAACCGCTGGCCCTGCCAGACGAATATGTCCGCGTTCACGCCTGGCTACTGGCCCTGCCACGTCTACTCGGAAAAGAACCAGCAGCGCATCCGCGCCTTCCTGGACTACCGCGAGCCCTGA
- the ettA gene encoding energy-dependent translational throttle protein EttA — MQYIYTMNGVSKIVPPKRQIIKDISLSFFPGAKIGLLGINGAGKSTVLRIMAGVDTDYQGEARANPGTKIGYLAQEPDLDPTKTVREAVEEGVSEVLDAQKELEEVYAAYAEEGADFDALAKRQERLEGILAANDAHALERQLEVAADALRLPPWDALIGPLSGGEKRRVALCRLLLSKPDMLLLDEPTNHLDAESVDWLETFLHDYPGTVVAVTHDRYFLDNAAEWILELDRGRGIPWKGNYTEWLEQKDERLKQEANQEKSRQKAIQKELEWVRSAAKGRQSKGKARLNRFEELNSVEYQRRNETNEIFIPPGERLGQEVIEFKNVTKSFGDRVLIEDLSFKIPGGAIVGVIGPNGAGKSTLMKMIMGKETPDSGEVKLGHTVKLAYVDQSRDALDPSKNVWQEVSGGSDILTIGNFEIQSRQYIGRFNFKGTDQQKIVGQLSGGERGRLHMAKTLLQGGNVLLLDEPSNDLDVETLRALEDALLEFPGCAVVISHDRWFLDRIATHIIAFEGDSHVEFFPGNYNEYEADKKRRLGDDAGPKRVKYKKLV, encoded by the coding sequence ATGCAATACATCTACACCATGAACGGGGTGAGCAAGATCGTCCCCCCGAAGCGCCAGATCATCAAGGACATCTCCCTGTCGTTCTTCCCGGGGGCCAAGATCGGCCTGCTCGGCATCAACGGCGCGGGCAAGTCGACGGTCCTGCGGATCATGGCGGGCGTCGATACCGACTACCAGGGCGAGGCGCGCGCCAACCCGGGCACCAAGATCGGCTACCTGGCGCAGGAGCCCGATCTCGACCCGACCAAGACCGTGCGTGAAGCCGTCGAGGAAGGCGTCTCCGAGGTGCTCGATGCCCAGAAGGAGCTGGAAGAAGTCTATGCGGCCTACGCCGAGGAAGGCGCTGATTTCGACGCCCTGGCCAAGCGCCAGGAGCGCCTGGAGGGCATCCTCGCCGCGAACGATGCCCACGCCCTCGAGCGTCAGCTCGAAGTGGCAGCCGATGCCCTGCGCCTGCCGCCCTGGGATGCGCTGATCGGCCCCCTCTCCGGTGGTGAAAAGCGCCGCGTGGCGCTGTGCCGCCTGCTGCTCTCCAAGCCGGACATGCTCCTGCTCGACGAGCCCACCAACCACCTCGACGCCGAATCGGTCGACTGGCTGGAAACCTTCCTGCACGACTACCCCGGCACCGTCGTGGCGGTCACGCATGATCGCTACTTCCTCGACAACGCCGCCGAGTGGATCCTCGAGCTCGACCGCGGCCGCGGCATTCCCTGGAAGGGCAACTACACCGAGTGGCTGGAGCAGAAGGACGAGCGCCTGAAGCAGGAAGCCAACCAGGAGAAGTCGCGCCAGAAGGCCATCCAGAAGGAACTCGAGTGGGTTCGTTCGGCCGCCAAGGGCCGCCAGTCGAAGGGTAAGGCGCGCCTTAACCGCTTCGAGGAGCTGAACTCGGTCGAGTACCAGCGCCGCAACGAAACCAACGAGATCTTCATTCCGCCGGGCGAGCGCCTGGGCCAGGAAGTGATCGAGTTCAAGAACGTCACCAAGTCGTTCGGCGACCGCGTGCTCATCGAAGACCTGTCGTTCAAGATCCCGGGCGGCGCCATCGTCGGCGTCATCGGCCCGAACGGCGCCGGTAAGTCCACGCTCATGAAAATGATCATGGGCAAGGAAACGCCGGATTCCGGCGAGGTGAAGTTGGGCCACACGGTCAAGCTCGCCTATGTCGACCAGTCGCGCGATGCGCTCGATCCGAGCAAGAACGTGTGGCAGGAAGTGTCGGGCGGCTCGGATATCCTGACCATCGGCAATTTCGAGATCCAGTCGCGCCAGTACATCGGCCGCTTCAACTTCAAGGGCACCGACCAGCAGAAGATCGTTGGCCAGCTCTCCGGTGGTGAGCGCGGCCGCCTGCACATGGCCAAGACCCTGCTCCAGGGTGGCAACGTGCTGCTGCTCGACGAACCGTCGAACGATCTTGACGTCGAAACGCTGCGCGCGCTCGAAGACGCCCTGCTTGAGTTCCCGGGCTGCGCCGTGGTCATCTCGCATGACCGCTGGTTCCTCGACCGCATCGCCACGCACATCATCGCGTTCGAAGGCGACTCGCACGTCGAGTTCTTCCCCGGCAACTACAACGAGTACGAAGCCGACAAGAAGCGCCGCCTTGGCGACGATGCCGGCCCGAAGCGCGTCAAGTACAAGAAGCTGGTCTAA
- the pyrF gene encoding orotidine-5'-phosphate decarboxylase, with the protein MNFMNSLKDAWRRNDSLVCVGLDPEPGRLPEGLSGEEGLFTFCREIVDATAHVVCAYKPQIAYFAAQRAEGVLERVIRHIHDKHPGIPVILDAKRGDIGSTAKQYSVEAFDRFDADAVTLNPYMGKDTAEPFLAHADKGVILLCRTSNPGGADFQALDCGGLPLYLRVAEAVARDWNGNGNCALVTGATWPEELGRVRAIVGNMPLLVPGIGAQGGDIAAVMQHGQTTDGTGLMISSSRAIIYASSGSDFAEVAHQKADEMRKSVNSFRFER; encoded by the coding sequence GTGAACTTCATGAACTCGCTGAAGGACGCCTGGCGTCGCAACGATTCCCTCGTCTGCGTGGGGCTCGATCCCGAGCCGGGCCGCCTGCCGGAAGGCCTGTCGGGCGAGGAAGGCCTCTTTACCTTCTGCCGGGAGATCGTGGACGCCACCGCCCATGTGGTCTGCGCCTACAAGCCACAGATTGCCTACTTCGCTGCCCAGCGCGCCGAAGGCGTGCTCGAGCGGGTAATCCGGCACATCCACGATAAGCATCCGGGCATCCCCGTGATCCTGGACGCCAAGCGTGGCGATATCGGTTCGACGGCAAAGCAGTACAGCGTCGAAGCCTTCGATCGCTTCGATGCCGATGCCGTCACCCTCAACCCCTACATGGGAAAGGACACGGCCGAGCCTTTCCTGGCGCATGCCGACAAGGGCGTTATTTTGCTCTGCCGCACATCCAACCCCGGCGGTGCGGATTTCCAGGCGCTGGATTGCGGCGGTCTGCCGCTGTACCTGCGCGTCGCCGAGGCAGTGGCCAGGGACTGGAACGGCAACGGCAACTGCGCGCTGGTGACGGGTGCCACCTGGCCAGAAGAACTAGGTCGCGTGCGTGCAATTGTAGGTAACATGCCATTACTGGTTCCCGGCATCGGCGCACAGGGTGGCGACATCGCCGCCGTCATGCAGCACGGCCAGACCACCGATGGCACCGGCCTGATGATTTCATCGTCCCGCGCCATCATCTACGCCAGCAGTGGATCGGATTTCGCCGAGGTCGCCCACCAGAAGGCGGATGAAATGAGAAAATCGGTCAACTCGTTTCGTTTTGAACGTTAA
- a CDS encoding helix-turn-helix domain-containing protein has protein sequence MPLTNRGFSQRLHVALDMAGVKKGRGRITQLADLFDVSRETARKWLSDLGLPELERQIDMAVRFGVNFEWLATGRGSPSGATGVKESPALYRADSREQLRLVGLVSRLPKERRKALLVIVEALAEAE, from the coding sequence ATGCCACTTACCAACCGAGGTTTTTCTCAACGTCTGCATGTCGCGCTGGACATGGCTGGCGTCAAGAAAGGCCGCGGCCGCATTACTCAGCTGGCCGATCTTTTCGATGTCAGCCGGGAAACGGCACGCAAGTGGCTTAGCGATCTTGGCCTCCCGGAACTCGAGCGCCAGATCGATATGGCCGTCCGCTTTGGCGTCAACTTCGAGTGGCTAGCCACCGGCCGCGGCTCGCCGAGCGGTGCCACCGGCGTCAAGGAGAGCCCCGCGCTCTACCGCGCCGACTCCCGTGAGCAGCTGCGCCTGGTCGGCCTCGTCAGCCGCCTGCCCAAGGAGCGCCGCAAGGCCCTCCTGGTCATCGTCGAAGCGCTCGCCGAAGCCGAATAA